Proteins encoded by one window of Blautia luti:
- the cdaA gene encoding diadenylate cyclase CdaA has product MQDVGGNLIEYLSRIAFPKISIIDVIQIALIAFFVYQFMIWIKYTHAYTLLKGILVVLLFILVAYIFKMNTILWIFSNLASTLIVGVIVIFQPELRKALEQIGQKKIMAAIIPFESGKEVKERFTDKTISELVKACFDMGEVKTGALIVIEQNELLTDYIRTGINLDAILTSQLLINIFEHNTPLHDGAVIVRENRIVAATCYLPLSDNMELSKQLGTRHRAGVGISEQTDSVTIIVSEETGQVSVARNGKLIRGVNSARLREILIKAQNKQVVDNSKFRYLLKGRGKHEEEKNH; this is encoded by the coding sequence ATGCAGGATGTTGGAGGGAATCTGATAGAGTATTTGTCCAGAATAGCATTCCCGAAGATCAGTATCATTGATGTCATCCAGATCGCGCTGATCGCATTTTTTGTGTATCAGTTTATGATATGGATCAAATATACCCATGCGTATACGCTGCTGAAGGGTATACTGGTAGTTCTCCTGTTTATTCTTGTTGCGTATATCTTCAAAATGAATACGATCCTGTGGATCTTCTCCAATCTGGCAAGTACGCTGATCGTAGGTGTTATTGTTATTTTCCAGCCGGAGCTTCGCAAAGCTCTGGAGCAGATCGGCCAGAAGAAGATCATGGCTGCGATCATTCCTTTTGAATCTGGCAAGGAAGTCAAGGAGAGATTCACAGATAAAACCATCAGCGAACTGGTAAAGGCCTGCTTTGATATGGGAGAAGTAAAGACAGGCGCACTGATCGTTATCGAACAGAATGAGCTGCTTACAGATTATATCCGTACAGGAATCAATCTGGATGCGATCCTTACCAGCCAGCTACTGATCAATATCTTCGAGCATAATACACCGCTTCATGACGGAGCTGTTATCGTGAGGGAAAACAGAATCGTAGCTGCAACCTGCTATCTTCCGCTGTCAGATAATATGGAGCTGAGCAAGCAGCTGGGAACACGCCACAGAGCCGGCGTAGGTATCAGTGAGCAGACAGACTCGGTGACTATTATCGTTTCTGAAGAAACCGGGCAGGTATCAGTAGCCCGGAACGGGAAACTGATCCGTGGCGTGAACAGTGCCAGACTCCGTGAGATCCTGATAAAGGCACAGAACAAACAGGTTGTAGATAACAGCAAATTCCGCTATTTACTGAAAGGAAGAGGCAAACATGAAGAAGAGAAAAATCACTGA
- a CDS encoding YbbR-like domain-containing protein produces the protein MKKRKITDNIPLKIMSVAVAVVVWLIVVNIDNPVGTNYYTLTNVELINKEYVESSDTIGKMCMPEEKQDSIRIAITTNKKIRDKIKVSDITATADLQQAVSLDTNPVMVPITVTCSVPGVTPNDIKVTPQNLSVNLDEKETQEFVVNVSRGDTKPGKDYEVGSLTANPEKVRITGPKSLVNKIDKVNATISLDGNTQDFTQDVNLTIIDKNQEALSDSEMNSLRIENNAKVSVTARLWKIRQGVGISAGYVGSPASGYQVGTVTTVPDTISVAGSTEGLETLTQNDNTITIPADSIDISGESRDVERKISLKDLLPDNVKLTSDSSEDVWVTVSILPEGSREFTLSTKDIEVKNKPDDLQVTFETAQIEIRIKSDTEDLDDLNTETDIKASIDLKGKEEGNYKVPVTLSLPNGYETVENVSTEVVISSGTGTDDSKG, from the coding sequence ATGAAGAAGAGAAAAATCACTGATAATATCCCTCTGAAGATCATGTCTGTTGCTGTGGCTGTCGTGGTATGGCTTATTGTTGTGAATATAGACAATCCTGTAGGAACAAACTATTATACACTGACCAATGTGGAGCTGATCAATAAAGAATATGTTGAATCCTCAGATACCATCGGCAAGATGTGTATGCCGGAGGAAAAGCAGGACTCTATAAGGATCGCTATTACAACGAACAAAAAGATAAGAGATAAGATCAAAGTTTCTGATATTACTGCTACAGCAGACCTGCAGCAGGCAGTAAGCCTTGACACAAACCCGGTTATGGTACCCATCACAGTAACCTGTTCCGTGCCGGGAGTAACACCCAATGATATTAAAGTAACCCCTCAGAACCTCAGTGTGAATCTGGATGAAAAGGAAACACAGGAGTTCGTAGTGAATGTAAGCAGAGGTGATACGAAACCCGGGAAAGACTATGAAGTAGGAAGCCTGACAGCTAATCCTGAGAAAGTCAGGATTACAGGACCGAAATCTTTGGTGAATAAAATAGACAAGGTAAATGCGACCATTTCCTTGGACGGTAACACGCAGGACTTTACACAGGACGTGAATCTTACGATCATAGATAAGAATCAGGAAGCACTTTCAGATTCAGAGATGAATTCTCTCAGGATTGAGAACAATGCGAAGGTAAGTGTTACAGCCAGACTGTGGAAGATCCGTCAGGGCGTAGGTATTTCAGCAGGATATGTAGGAAGCCCGGCATCCGGCTATCAGGTTGGAACTGTAACCACAGTTCCGGATACTATCAGCGTGGCAGGAAGCACCGAAGGACTTGAAACCTTGACTCAGAATGATAACACCATCACCATCCCTGCTGACAGTATTGACATTTCCGGAGAGTCCAGGGATGTGGAACGGAAGATCAGCCTGAAGGATCTGCTGCCTGACAATGTGAAGCTGACCAGCGATTCCAGTGAAGATGTATGGGTAACCGTAAGCATTCTTCCGGAGGGCAGCAGAGAATTTACACTGTCAACCAAGGATATTGAGGTAAAGAATAAACCGGATGATCTTCAGGTAACGTTCGAGACAGCTCAGATAGAGATCAGGATCAAATCTGATACAGAAGATCTGGATGATCTGAATACAGAGACAGATATTAAAGCGTCCATAGATCTGAAGGGAAAAGAGGAAGGAAATTATAAAGTCCCTGTGACATTGAGTCTTCCTAACGGATATGAAACTGTAGAGAACGTTTCTACAGAAGTAGTGATCTCATCAGGCACCGGAACGGATGACAGCAAGGGATGA
- a CDS encoding HPr family phosphocarrier protein: MVSKKVTVKNPTGLHLRPAGILCNEAMKYQSQVTFDYDGGTANAKSVLSVLGACVKCGDEIEIICEGKDEQTALEGMVNAVESGLGE, translated from the coding sequence ATGGTTAGTAAGAAAGTAACGGTCAAGAATCCGACAGGTCTTCACCTGAGACCTGCAGGGATTTTGTGTAATGAGGCTATGAAATATCAGTCACAGGTAACTTTTGACTATGACGGAGGAACCGCTAATGCCAAGAGCGTGCTGAGCGTACTTGGCGCCTGCGTGAAATGCGGGGATGAGATAGAGATTATCTGTGAGGGAAAAGATGAACAGACAGCACTGGAAGGTATGGTAAATGCCGTAGAAAGCGGTCTGGGAGAATAA
- a CDS encoding ComF family protein, whose product MKKLIENILNVFYPRCCPVCQKVLKDQNRMICPECEENLHPVGHPRCFLCGKPVNAGEYCRDCEKHHHLFDQGIGIFVYDERMRRSVTRYKYYGCREYGDFYAAAMYRFGRKEILRWDPQLIVPVPIHRTKLRMRGFNQSEYLAERLGRYTGIPVDPDLVQKVRRTPSQKKLTAVQRRKNLESAFRVTRKISEKRILLVDDVYTTGSTMDAMAACLKKKGGEKIYFLTLCTGRT is encoded by the coding sequence CTGTCCTGTGTGTCAGAAAGTACTGAAAGACCAGAACCGGATGATCTGTCCGGAATGTGAAGAGAACCTGCACCCTGTGGGGCATCCCAGGTGCTTTTTGTGCGGGAAACCGGTAAATGCAGGAGAATATTGCAGGGACTGTGAGAAACATCATCATCTCTTTGATCAGGGAATAGGAATATTCGTTTATGATGAGCGGATGCGCAGGTCTGTTACACGATATAAATACTACGGCTGCAGAGAGTATGGAGATTTTTATGCAGCTGCCATGTACAGATTCGGCAGAAAGGAAATCCTCCGATGGGACCCACAGCTGATCGTTCCTGTCCCCATACACAGGACGAAGCTTCGGATGCGTGGCTTCAATCAGTCAGAATATCTGGCAGAAAGACTGGGCAGATATACAGGAATCCCCGTGGATCCTGATCTGGTGCAGAAAGTACGCAGGACACCGTCCCAGAAAAAACTTACTGCAGTCCAGCGCAGGAAGAATCTGGAGTCTGCGTTTCGGGTTACCCGGAAGATCAGTGAGAAGAGGATCCTTCTGGTAGATGATGTTTATACCACGGGAAGCACAATGGATGCCATGGCTGCCTGCCTGAAGAAAAAGGGCGGGGAAAAGATTTATTTTCTTACCCTCTGTACAGGCAGGACATGA